CGATTGATAATGTTTTCTGGAAGTTTAAGCCTCATCAATAATGCCTGCGATATCTGCTTTAGCCCACCTTCTTCTATCACCGAAACCGGTATATGCTTATCTGAGATATATCTGTGCGGCAGATTATCTGCCTTGCTCGCCACAAAAATGATTTTGTCAAGAAAGCTTTCTAATTCAGAAGGAAGTTTGGGGCTATCTGTTTCATATAAGAAAAGGATGAGATCACAAGTCTGCATCAAGCTGTATGATCTCGCGATACCTTCACATTCGATAGAATCTGTAGAGCTGCGCAAGCCGGCTGTATCGTATAGCACAATAGGAAAACCAGCAAGAGAAAAAGATTCTTCCAAGTAGTCCCGCGTAGTGCCCGGATGAGGAGTCACAATGGCGCGATTCTGTTTTAAAAAAGCATTGAAAAGAGAGGATTTACCGGCATTCGGAGCTCCTGCCAGGCATACTTTTACACCTTCTCGCAATTTACGTGCATTGCGTCCTTCTTCCAGAAGCATATTGGTTTGGGATAGGATTTTTTCGATGCGTTGAGCCAGATCATCCAAATCGATTTGCGGCAAATCCTGATCGGCAAAATCAATTGCCAGTTCACAGCGTAGACGGGCATCGGATATTTCTGCAAGCAAGCCCTCTAAATGCCTACCGAGATATCCTTTCACTTGCATCAAAGCGGCTTCTTTTGCTTTGATGGTTCCGGCAGAGATGAGATCGTTTACAGCTTCGGCGCGGCTGAGATCCATCTTCCCATTAAGATATGCGCGCAAGGTAAACTCACCCGGATTTGCCAAGCGCATCTTGCTAAGGAGAGTACTTAAAATATGCTCGGCAATAAGAGGATTGCCATGACAGCTTATCTCCACAAGATCATCTCCGGTATAGCTATATGGAGAACGAAAAACCGAGATTAATACTTCATCAATAGGTTTTTGGGAACCATTCAGAAAAGTACCAAATGTTATTGTATGCGATGGTGCACTTAGCAACTTATCCGCTTGGCTAAAAAAACTGCTTACAATCTGAATAGTATCTTTCCCCGAAGCCCGGATTACAGAAATGGCGGCAGTTCCGGGTGCAGTACTAAGTGCACAAATTGCATCGTTCACAGGTGTTTTCTTACCTCATCCGCCAAAGCTTCAGGGTAAAAACCTATCGCTTTTTTCAATGCTGAAGTAGCTCCGTGAGGGATGAATCTATCGGGATAGCCAAAGTTGATTATATGGGCGTTGCTTTCTGCTAAAAGCTGACTGATATTAGCGCCGATACCTCCAATAATGGCATTATTCTCGAACGTAAAGATGTAGCTGCAGGCTTTACCGAGTGCTTTTAGTGTGGTTTTATCCAATGGTTTAACACTGCGTAGATTTACTATCACGGGAACAAGATTATGCTCTGCTAACAATGCTGCCGTTTCTAAAGCCGTAAAAAGAGCATCTCCCGCAGCAATAAAAGCAATAAGAGGTTCCGACGGTTTTTGTTCCAGATTGATAATTTCCGCTTTACCAAGAGTGAATTCTGGAAGCGCAATATCTCGGCAAATAGCCGTTCCGCGCGGATAGCGAATAGCTACTGGTCCATCCTCGTACGTGGCTGCCCAAACAAGCATTGCCTTCAACTCTTCGGCACAAGATGGAGCTAAAATGCTAAGATTGGGAACCCCGCTAAGAAAGGAAATGTCGAATGCCCCATGATGAGTGGCACCATCTTCGCCCACCAATCCAGCACGGTCTAAACACAAAACAACCGGCAACTTGGGTAGCGCTACATCGTGGATAATTTGGTCTAAGGCACGTTGAGCAAAGGTGGAATATATCGCCACAAAAGGTTTAATGCCTCGTGTAGCCATTCCTCCAGCAAGTGTGAGGGCGTGTTGTTCGGCTATTCCCACATCAAAAAAGCGCTTTGGAAATTTGGCTTCAAATCCCGAAAGTCCTGTCCCAGCACTCATAGCAGCGGTAATGGCAACAATGTTTGGCTTACTTTCGGCTAAAGCCATTAAGGTCTCGCCAAACACATCGCTATAGCTTTTTGCGCCTTTACAGGCAGTTTTGCCGCTTCGATTGTCAAAGGGACCAATACCGTGAAATGTGGAAGCATCTTCTTCTGCCGGCGAATAACCCTTACCTTTTTGCGTTACTACATGGATAAGAACCGGTCCTACCATAAAATTCTTTACGCGTTTGAAGATGGAGATAAGATGCGGAATGTCATGACCATCAATGGGGCCCACGTATTTAAAGCCGAGATCCTCGAAAATGATGTTTGGCACAAGGATATTCATCATAGATTCCTCCAGCTTTTGCGCTCCATAAATAAAACGGCGGCGAATACTGGAGGGAAGGCTACCGCTTAGATCCCAAATCTGTTTTTTTAGGGTGTTATAACTTTTGGAGGCATACATGCGCGCCATATACTTCTGTAAGCCACCCACGTTTTTGGAAATGGACATGGCGTTATCGTTCAAAACGACTATAAATCTATCTGGTTGAATGTGCCCGGCGTGGTTTAAGGCCTCAAAGCTAATGCCCCCGGTAAGAGCGCCATCCCCAATCACGGCAATACTATGAAAGCTTTCCTTGTTTAAATCTCGGGCGGCGGCAATACCAAGCGCAGCTGAGACAGAAGTGCTGCTGTGCCCGGTGCTAAAGGCATCATACGGGCTTTCGTCCCTATTTGTAAAACCACTGATACCATCCAACTGGCGCAAAGTATCAAAGCGTTCGTTACGCCCGGTAAGAATCTTCCAAGCGTAGCTTTGGTGACCTACATCCCAAACCACTTTGTCTGTAGGTGGATCGAAAACGCTTAAAAGGGCAAGAGTTAGTTCCACGGCTCCCAAACTAGGGGCGATATGCCCGCCATTTTTGGCAACAACACTGATAATACGCTCTCGCACTTCTGCAGCCAAGCGATTGAGTTCTTCATTATCCAAAGAGCGTATCTTTTGGGGATTATCTATTCTATCCAAAATCATGGCAAACTCCTATAGTTGAGACTTAGATTCCATATACTTGATGATGATAATTTCAATTATCACAAGCATCAATGCCAATATCAGAAGTGTCTTCCACAAATCCCTACCTAAGCGAGCCATAAACAACTGATTTTTATAGTTTTCACCAAGCAATTTGAAGCTTTTAGGAATGCTGCCAATAGTAGGATCACTATCTTGATATTGAAGATTTACAGCCACACGATAAGCTTTGGGGCTATCCGGATTTACTATATATACTCCGGGCTCGGTGGCGAGATATTGTGCTGAAGCAAGCTCAAGCCGTTCCATATTTGGTAAGATAAGCTCCTGTCCACGAATATTATCACCAATTTTGAGCTCAATTGAGGGAACATCAGCATTCATTAGAACAGAAAGCTGGCGATAAGCATATACCGCAAATGCCGGATCCGCAAAGAAGGGCGAATCGCCACCCACATCCCAAAGCCAGAGAGCAGAATTTGATGCTTCTAAGGCTAAGGCATTACCGGAAGCAGAAATAAGCGTGGACGCCCCCGGACTTGCTGCCCAATATGCGGTTATTTGGTTGAAACGCAGATTTTTATCTGCTATTAAAGCACTTGCCTGATGGAGCTCTGAAAGATGATCTATGCTAATGGTGTTGCGTTTGAACTCACTTAAGCTGGTTGAGAAACGCCGAGATAGCCATGTTTTGCTTTCTGTAGACATATTTGGAGCTGGACAGAATAAACTCCCAATACCTCGTGCATCCATTTCTTTAATGAACTCTGAAAGGCGAGGGCTCAAAGCAATGAACTCATAAAACACAAAAATCTGATAGCTACTAAGTAGCTGCATGTTTACGCTGGCAGGATCGATGTGATCGGGATTATTACCCCCTCCAAATACTTTTAAGATGCTATTGAGGTGAGAAGGTAACGCTTTATCGCCAATAACGGCAACACGGGGATGCTGGTAGTATTCAAAGGCAAAATAGGCACGATTGTCTACACTAAGGTATTCATCAATAACTTCGATATACCCAGATTGCCAACCTTGAGTGCGGAGCTCGAAACTGATTGTTTCTTTGGAGCTTGTGCGTGCAGGCACGCTTACGAAGCGCTCTCCAACTTTAATGTCGTTCACTACAGCTTGAATAAGGATATCACTGCGATCTAGAGAGCCATGATTGGTAATGCTAAATTCGATGGCTTGCTCTTTCCCCCGTTCAACAATCTTGGGTAATATGCGTGCATCCGAAAGAGATATATTCTGACGAGGATCCTTTTCACCAATGGGAATCAAAGCAACAGGATAATCGCTTTTGTAATCTATTTTTTCATTTATCAGATCACTAAGCAGATATATCTCCCGATTTGGCATTTGGGTCTCTGATAATCGTGATTCGGCAAAACTAAAAGTATCCTCCCAATCCATCGCCTGATAAGCTATGCTAATGCTTCTGAGCGTTTCTTCCGGAATCTCTTTAGCAAATATTTGAGAGTGCATTGCGTTCCACATAGCATCACGCGTAACAACAATTAGCCGATCATCATCTGTAGCATTATTGTTTATTGTGTTTATTGCTTTTTTAGCCAAATCAAGGCGACTGAGTCGATCCTCAACATAATCCATGCTGTATGAAGTATCCACAATAATGGCTAAGGCTGTTGGTGGATGTTTAACGGAATCCTTGCTTCCGGCTAAAGCCAGCATTGGACGGGCAATTGCAAGCGCCAGAAGCAAAATGATGAGCATCCTGATAACAAGTAACAGGATATTGGTGAGTTTGGTGCGGCTCTTTTCGTGCTGTTGACTCAACTTAATAAACCGTAAAGACGAAAAAATAATCCGCCGCGGTTTCTTCTTTGCTAAAAGCCAGATTAGTAGCGGCAGAACAGTTGCTGCAGCAAAAAATAGCAATCCGGCATTCAGGAAAGAAAGCTGAAACACAGGCTAAAATCCCATTCCCAAACTAAATAGAAACTCACTATCGGCAAGTTTCATGCCTTTTGTATTTAACGAGAAATCGAAACGGAACATCTGATAATAGTATCCTGAACCTATGGTGAAATTGATGTTGTCTGCCCCATAAAAATCCTTGCTATATGTGCCAATACGAATATCAAGCCCTTGTTCCACACTTTGGTTGTTACTAAGGCTGTTGGTATCCCAATTCATATTGTAGTTATACCCCAAGTGATATGTGGTTTCTGGTTTGCTTGAGATTTTACTTTGCACTCCAATACTTGTTTTTGAGGCATCTTTACCATATTGTACCC
This sequence is a window from Candidatus Cloacimonadota bacterium. Protein-coding genes within it:
- the mnmE gene encoding tRNA uridine-5-carboxymethylaminomethyl(34) synthesis GTPase MnmE, whose protein sequence is MNDAICALSTAPGTAAISVIRASGKDTIQIVSSFFSQADKLLSAPSHTITFGTFLNGSQKPIDEVLISVFRSPYSYTGDDLVEISCHGNPLIAEHILSTLLSKMRLANPGEFTLRAYLNGKMDLSRAEAVNDLISAGTIKAKEAALMQVKGYLGRHLEGLLAEISDARLRCELAIDFADQDLPQIDLDDLAQRIEKILSQTNMLLEEGRNARKLREGVKVCLAGAPNAGKSSLFNAFLKQNRAIVTPHPGTTRDYLEESFSLAGFPIVLYDTAGLRSSTDSIECEGIARSYSLMQTCDLILFLYETDSPKLPSELESFLDKIIFVASKADNLPHRYISDKHIPVSVIEEGGLKQISQALLMRLKLPENIINR
- the dxs gene encoding 1-deoxy-D-xylulose-5-phosphate synthase gives rise to the protein MILDRIDNPQKIRSLDNEELNRLAAEVRERIISVVAKNGGHIAPSLGAVELTLALLSVFDPPTDKVVWDVGHQSYAWKILTGRNERFDTLRQLDGISGFTNRDESPYDAFSTGHSSTSVSAALGIAAARDLNKESFHSIAVIGDGALTGGISFEALNHAGHIQPDRFIVVLNDNAMSISKNVGGLQKYMARMYASKSYNTLKKQIWDLSGSLPSSIRRRFIYGAQKLEESMMNILVPNIIFEDLGFKYVGPIDGHDIPHLISIFKRVKNFMVGPVLIHVVTQKGKGYSPAEEDASTFHGIGPFDNRSGKTACKGAKSYSDVFGETLMALAESKPNIVAITAAMSAGTGLSGFEAKFPKRFFDVGIAEQHALTLAGGMATRGIKPFVAIYSTFAQRALDQIIHDVALPKLPVVLCLDRAGLVGEDGATHHGAFDISFLSGVPNLSILAPSCAEELKAMLVWAATYEDGPVAIRYPRGTAICRDIALPEFTLGKAEIINLEQKPSEPLIAFIAAGDALFTALETAALLAEHNLVPVIVNLRSVKPLDKTTLKALGKACSYIFTFENNAIIGGIGANISQLLAESNAHIINFGYPDRFIPHGATSALKKAIGFYPEALADEVRKHL
- a CDS encoding BatA domain-containing protein gives rise to the protein MFQLSFLNAGLLFFAAATVLPLLIWLLAKKKPRRIIFSSLRFIKLSQQHEKSRTKLTNILLLVIRMLIILLLALAIARPMLALAGSKDSVKHPPTALAIIVDTSYSMDYVEDRLSRLDLAKKAINTINNNATDDDRLIVVTRDAMWNAMHSQIFAKEIPEETLRSISIAYQAMDWEDTFSFAESRLSETQMPNREIYLLSDLINEKIDYKSDYPVALIPIGEKDPRQNISLSDARILPKIVERGKEQAIEFSITNHGSLDRSDILIQAVVNDIKVGERFVSVPARTSSKETISFELRTQGWQSGYIEVIDEYLSVDNRAYFAFEYYQHPRVAVIGDKALPSHLNSILKVFGGGNNPDHIDPASVNMQLLSSYQIFVFYEFIALSPRLSEFIKEMDARGIGSLFCPAPNMSTESKTWLSRRFSTSLSEFKRNTISIDHLSELHQASALIADKNLRFNQITAYWAASPGASTLISASGNALALEASNSALWLWDVGGDSPFFADPAFAVYAYRQLSVLMNADVPSIELKIGDNIRGQELILPNMERLELASAQYLATEPGVYIVNPDSPKAYRVAVNLQYQDSDPTIGSIPKSFKLLGENYKNQLFMARLGRDLWKTLLILALMLVIIEIIIIKYMESKSQL